In a genomic window of Pokkaliibacter sp. MBI-7:
- a CDS encoding ATP-dependent endonuclease, whose amino-acid sequence MKAMEEFVLLHSYRLKNYRRLKDAHIELADNISIFVGSNNSGKTSATQAIHAFVTGGRDRFSLYDFSSSCWKAFDEAGCINLAEPVPDGLSLPSIELDLWFEVAAPDLYLVIPLLPSAAWEGTKVGIRVSLAARNPNNLIQNYQEAKAKGTEQAAELPPGSQYVPWPRSLTDYLQRELKSEYELRYFILDHTQFDENFREIGDYVPEELGGEPGGGTILKSLIHIDSLGAQRHLADPNPEAGGRSEDLSKRLSRFYKRNLNQRQDDHTALKALFDSEQALNIHLDGVFKPMLDRLAMLGYPGINNPRLKIMSALDPAHVMSQDARVHYQIGDGEDIATLPDSYNGLGFKNLIYMVVEILDAQARWVSMDNRPPLHLIFVEEPEAHLHAQLQQVFIRNVLELLNIEGDDGSIFGSQMVITTHSPHILYERGFKPIRYFRRKKVGNEQLTEVLNLSAFYQAQPDDRDFLERYLKLTHCDLFFSDAAILVEGNVERLLLPIMIRKVATTLRSACLCILEVGGAFGHRFQSLIEFLGLTTLIVTDIDSVALVTPEADDAVDDEEVEEFEVPADEEQGIAAQDQDDGQNPVGEPVVAPPKKKYGKACLPNEPDAATSNQTLIKWLPGKLTIEDLRNASEADKTHELVDGAKVRVAYQTERAVIWNGATENLCGRTLEEDFGLENPEWSQAAARKPLGLIVKGGAADPCALAKGLHQKVSRKNFDKTKFALAVLTENEDAWHVPAYIRDGLVWLKDEVRIELETVLPDVAPIAEAGAIGAEHE is encoded by the coding sequence ATGAAAGCAATGGAGGAATTCGTGCTTCTTCATTCGTATCGTCTAAAGAACTATCGACGCCTGAAGGACGCTCATATAGAGCTAGCTGACAACATATCAATATTTGTAGGATCGAATAACAGCGGAAAAACGTCGGCAACTCAGGCCATCCATGCGTTTGTCACAGGTGGAAGAGATCGTTTCAGTCTTTATGATTTCAGTTCTTCTTGTTGGAAAGCCTTCGATGAAGCTGGATGCATCAACCTAGCCGAACCAGTTCCCGACGGCCTCTCACTTCCAAGCATAGAGCTTGATCTCTGGTTCGAAGTTGCTGCGCCAGACCTCTATCTAGTGATACCTCTGCTTCCGAGTGCAGCATGGGAAGGAACCAAGGTCGGCATACGGGTTTCGCTGGCTGCACGAAATCCCAATAACCTCATTCAAAATTACCAAGAAGCCAAGGCTAAAGGTACAGAGCAAGCCGCGGAACTGCCGCCAGGGTCACAATATGTTCCTTGGCCTCGCTCCCTGACGGACTATCTTCAGCGTGAACTCAAGAGCGAATATGAGTTGCGCTACTTCATCTTGGACCACACGCAGTTTGATGAGAACTTCCGTGAGATCGGGGACTATGTTCCTGAAGAATTAGGTGGAGAGCCAGGCGGCGGAACGATCCTGAAATCGCTTATCCATATCGACAGTTTGGGGGCTCAACGACACCTGGCTGATCCCAATCCGGAAGCCGGCGGGAGATCGGAAGACCTATCAAAGCGTTTGAGTCGCTTTTACAAGCGCAACCTTAATCAAAGGCAAGACGATCACACAGCTCTCAAGGCGTTGTTCGACTCCGAGCAAGCGCTCAACATTCACCTAGATGGCGTATTCAAGCCGATGCTTGATCGGCTCGCCATGCTTGGTTATCCGGGTATTAACAACCCGCGATTGAAAATTATGTCGGCGCTAGACCCTGCCCATGTTATGAGCCAGGATGCTCGGGTCCACTATCAGATCGGAGATGGCGAAGACATTGCCACGCTTCCTGACAGTTACAACGGACTTGGATTCAAGAACTTGATCTATATGGTCGTGGAGATTCTGGACGCCCAAGCGAGGTGGGTGTCGATGGACAATCGTCCTCCATTGCACCTAATTTTCGTGGAGGAACCAGAGGCCCATCTGCACGCCCAACTCCAGCAGGTCTTCATCCGAAATGTACTTGAACTCCTGAATATAGAAGGTGACGACGGAAGTATTTTTGGCAGCCAAATGGTCATAACGACCCACTCGCCGCACATTCTTTACGAGCGAGGATTCAAGCCAATCCGCTACTTCCGCCGGAAGAAAGTTGGCAATGAACAGTTGACCGAGGTTCTAAATCTATCTGCTTTCTACCAAGCTCAGCCAGATGATCGGGATTTTCTAGAAAGATATTTGAAGCTGACGCACTGCGATCTCTTCTTCTCAGATGCCGCTATCCTTGTTGAAGGCAATGTTGAAAGATTGCTCCTACCCATAATGATCCGGAAGGTGGCGACAACTCTCCGATCGGCTTGTCTATGTATTTTGGAGGTCGGAGGGGCCTTTGGTCATCGTTTCCAATCGCTCATAGAGTTTCTCGGTCTAACGACACTCATCGTTACCGATATTGATAGCGTCGCCCTCGTGACTCCTGAGGCCGACGATGCAGTTGATGATGAGGAAGTCGAGGAGTTCGAGGTTCCTGCCGATGAAGAGCAAGGCATCGCTGCGCAGGATCAGGATGATGGACAAAATCCGGTCGGCGAGCCGGTGGTGGCCCCGCCTAAGAAAAAATACGGTAAAGCTTGTTTGCCCAATGAGCCAGACGCTGCGACCTCGAATCAAACCCTTATCAAGTGGCTTCCTGGCAAGCTAACAATTGAAGACTTGCGCAATGCCTCGGAGGCCGACAAAACTCACGAGCTTGTGGACGGCGCAAAGGTTCGCGTCGCCTATCAGACCGAACGGGCGGTCATCTGGAACGGTGCCACTGAAAACCTTTGCGGGCGCACGCTTGAGGAGGATTTTGGCCTTGAAAATCCAGAGTGGTCTCAAGCCGCAGCGAGGAAGCCTCTTGGCCTGATTGTGAAGGGGGGAGCCGCCGATCCCTGCGCGCTTGCCAAAGGCCTCCATCAGAAGGTTTCGCGGAAAAATTTTGATAAGACAAAATTCGCGCTCGCTGTACTCACTGAAAATGAGGATGCGTGGCATGTCCCGGCATACATCCGTGACGGACTGGTTTGGCTAAAGGACGAAGTACGGATCGAACTTGAGACCGTCCTGCCTGACGTCGCTCCCATCGCAGAAGCTGGCGCAATAGGGGCTGAGCATGAGTAG
- a CDS encoding UvrD-helicase domain-containing protein yields the protein MSSRANKPDTQADIDLRNCLGNIPPRSFIMKAGAGSGKTTSLIKGLSSAIRIHGEKLKKARQRIACITFTEIAAGEIWRDVGSDPLVHVSTIHSFMWLLAKPFQNDIRVWVSARIAEKIEALGQKQASYGPRVQQRTKDKDARDLERLHRQSARIAGVKSFRYGTGSDYVNGVLGHDDILRLVPYLIAERPLFRTLVARQFPFIFVDESQDTTTAVVEALKTVECEPGVTLCLGFFGDPMQRIYATGTGLVEAAPNWADIPKPENFRCSTKVLNLANAIRRNGDDLVQVPGQRLGLEGVMPTPEGSAHLFILPADDTRDANLARVRGWMAVQTSDSRWRLDDGDQDQVKLLVIVHQMAAKRLGFGELYTALNSKAPTAFKNGFLDGSAWPLSPCVKFLIPIAIAHAEGRQLEVMRLIREYSPLLEKDTLAGANVAERLKALRELVTSIAEGIAGSSNVTIGDLLKQVYAAGLLILDPRLASYLDPKAAPPAPPAEGEENDDDQEDDESDKEMTSMDAFLACPAQQLWPYHTYISNNSPFSTQQGIKGAEFDRVLVVLDDAESTHFQFSYEKYLGLKALSDTDQQHIEAGEETTVDRTRRLFYVSCTRALKDLAVVLFTADPVHAEAHIRRLNLFEGDSIHTQTVFDGNVAGVSTTSLP from the coding sequence ATGAGTAGCCGAGCAAATAAGCCAGACACTCAGGCAGACATCGACCTGCGAAACTGCCTTGGGAACATCCCACCGCGCAGCTTCATAATGAAGGCCGGTGCCGGCTCCGGAAAAACTACCTCTCTTATTAAAGGGCTTTCGTCAGCCATTCGAATACATGGGGAGAAACTGAAGAAAGCTCGCCAGCGTATCGCCTGCATTACTTTCACGGAAATCGCTGCCGGAGAGATATGGAGGGATGTCGGCAGTGATCCGCTAGTTCACGTTTCGACGATTCACAGCTTCATGTGGCTACTAGCCAAACCGTTTCAGAACGACATTCGCGTCTGGGTCTCTGCGCGCATCGCGGAAAAAATTGAAGCGCTTGGACAGAAGCAGGCAAGCTATGGCCCTAGGGTTCAACAGCGCACAAAAGACAAGGACGCCCGAGACTTGGAGCGTCTCCACAGACAGTCGGCGCGGATCGCCGGAGTCAAAAGCTTTCGATACGGAACTGGTAGCGATTACGTAAACGGAGTTTTGGGGCACGACGACATTTTAAGACTTGTACCCTACCTCATTGCTGAGCGCCCTCTCTTTCGAACTCTTGTCGCACGCCAATTTCCATTTATCTTTGTGGACGAGAGTCAGGACACAACCACAGCAGTGGTAGAAGCACTGAAGACCGTAGAGTGCGAGCCCGGTGTTACGCTTTGTCTCGGCTTCTTCGGAGACCCGATGCAACGCATTTATGCCACTGGAACCGGTTTGGTTGAAGCAGCACCCAATTGGGCCGACATTCCAAAGCCGGAGAATTTTCGGTGCTCAACTAAAGTTTTGAATCTTGCAAATGCCATTCGGCGCAATGGTGATGACCTCGTTCAGGTTCCTGGCCAACGTCTAGGTCTGGAGGGCGTCATGCCAACTCCCGAAGGTTCTGCCCACCTTTTCATCTTGCCTGCGGACGATACTCGGGATGCAAACTTGGCTCGAGTACGCGGCTGGATGGCTGTGCAAACTAGTGATAGTCGTTGGCGACTTGATGATGGCGATCAAGATCAGGTCAAGCTTCTTGTTATTGTTCACCAGATGGCTGCAAAGCGCTTAGGTTTCGGAGAGCTTTACACGGCGCTCAACTCCAAAGCGCCGACAGCATTCAAAAATGGTTTTCTGGATGGCTCTGCATGGCCCCTTTCACCATGTGTGAAATTTCTGATTCCGATAGCGATTGCCCATGCAGAGGGGCGGCAGCTCGAAGTGATGCGGCTGATCCGAGAGTATTCGCCCCTTCTTGAAAAAGACACTCTAGCCGGGGCGAATGTCGCAGAACGGCTTAAAGCACTTAGAGAGCTTGTTACCTCAATTGCAGAAGGCATAGCCGGGAGTTCCAACGTAACGATTGGCGATCTCTTGAAGCAAGTGTATGCCGCAGGGTTACTAATCCTTGATCCCCGGCTGGCATCTTACTTGGACCCAAAAGCAGCTCCACCTGCCCCGCCCGCAGAAGGAGAAGAAAATGACGACGACCAAGAAGACGATGAGTCAGATAAGGAAATGACTTCGATGGATGCTTTTTTGGCGTGCCCGGCTCAACAGCTTTGGCCGTATCACACTTACATTTCGAACAATTCACCTTTTTCAACGCAGCAAGGCATCAAGGGGGCTGAATTCGATAGGGTGCTCGTCGTGCTAGACGATGCAGAGAGTACCCATTTCCAGTTTTCCTATGAAAAATACCTTGGTCTCAAAGCGCTTTCGGATACCGACCAGCAACACATCGAGGCTGGCGAAGAAACGACTGTGGATCGAACACGCCGCCTTTTCTACGTGAGCTGCACAAGGGCGCTAAAAGACTTGGCAGTCGTCCTCTTCACGGCGGATCCAGTGCATGCTGAAGCTCATATACGTCGGCTTAACCTTTTTGAAGGCGATTCAATCCATACTCAAACCGTCTTTGATGGAAACGTCGCTGGTGTTAGCACGACCTCCTTGCCATAG
- a CDS encoding methyl-accepting chemotaxis protein, which translates to MTISKKMILLVLFALLGILVLSGLGQYQLRQVYGAASYGNDNTVPSLLALRGMESAAKDQIRLMYKHILTPDDQGMKSIDDELAQTEKSLATATEDYRALLSNDDDKKMLEKDLADLAAFKDVRERVLRLSRGNQTDAARDLILANSAIINTLTSDFEAHVKFNADLGDDGTANAQAQLTSATITSAIVSVVTILLISLIGFFITRNLLRQLGGEPAYAAEMVSLIAAGDLTVSVTTKNGDTSSMLGAIKLMVEKLAQIIGDVRSNADALSSASEQISATAQSMSQGASAQAASVEETSASMEQMSASIAQNTENAKVTDGMASKASREADEGGQAVKDTVTAMKTIADKISIVDDIAYQTNLLALNAAIEAARAGEHGKGFAVVAAEVRKLAERSQVAAQEISEVARSSVSLAERAGTLLDQMVPSITKTSDLVQEIAAASEEQTAGVGQINSAMTQLSNITQQSASASEELAATAEEMSGQAEQLQQLMNFFKVSSTTAASSSPSRKSGTKRAARREMEEDDSMLDSNGMPDGFVRFHH; encoded by the coding sequence ATGACCATAAGTAAAAAAATGATTCTCCTGGTGCTGTTTGCCCTCCTTGGCATACTCGTGCTGAGTGGCCTTGGGCAATATCAGCTGCGGCAGGTTTATGGTGCCGCCAGTTACGGCAACGACAATACCGTACCCAGCCTGCTGGCCCTGCGCGGAATGGAAAGCGCAGCGAAGGACCAGATTCGTCTGATGTACAAACATATCCTTACGCCCGACGATCAGGGCATGAAATCCATTGATGACGAGCTGGCGCAAACGGAGAAGTCCCTGGCCACAGCGACTGAAGACTATCGTGCCCTGCTCTCCAACGATGACGACAAGAAGATGCTTGAAAAGGATCTCGCTGACCTTGCTGCCTTCAAGGACGTGCGTGAACGTGTGCTTCGGCTGTCTCGTGGTAACCAGACCGACGCCGCTCGCGATCTGATTCTGGCGAACTCAGCGATCATTAATACCCTGACCAGTGACTTTGAAGCTCACGTGAAATTCAACGCCGACCTCGGCGATGACGGCACCGCCAATGCACAGGCCCAGCTGACCTCCGCCACCATCACGTCCGCTATTGTTTCGGTGGTTACGATTCTGCTGATCAGCCTGATCGGCTTCTTTATCACCCGTAATCTGCTGCGTCAGCTCGGTGGGGAGCCAGCCTACGCGGCTGAAATGGTGAGCCTGATTGCCGCGGGTGATCTGACGGTGTCGGTAACGACCAAAAACGGTGACACCAGCAGCATGCTGGGGGCTATCAAACTGATGGTCGAGAAGCTGGCACAGATTATTGGTGATGTCCGCAGCAATGCCGATGCGCTGTCCAGCGCCTCAGAGCAGATTTCTGCTACCGCTCAGAGCATGAGCCAGGGTGCCTCGGCACAGGCCGCATCGGTCGAAGAAACCAGCGCCTCCATGGAGCAGATGTCTGCCTCTATCGCCCAGAACACGGAAAACGCCAAAGTCACTGACGGCATGGCCAGCAAAGCCTCCCGTGAAGCCGATGAAGGCGGTCAGGCTGTGAAAGACACCGTTACCGCCATGAAAACCATCGCCGACAAGATCAGCATCGTTGACGATATTGCCTACCAGACCAACCTGCTGGCACTCAACGCCGCCATCGAAGCCGCTCGCGCCGGTGAGCACGGCAAGGGCTTTGCGGTGGTTGCAGCTGAAGTACGCAAACTGGCAGAACGCAGCCAGGTAGCAGCACAGGAAATCAGCGAAGTGGCCCGCAGCAGCGTATCGCTGGCTGAGCGTGCCGGCACCCTGCTGGATCAGATGGTGCCCTCGATCACCAAAACGTCCGATCTGGTGCAGGAAATCGCCGCCGCATCCGAAGAGCAGACCGCCGGCGTTGGTCAGATCAACTCCGCCATGACACAGCTGAGCAATATCACCCAGCAGTCAGCATCGGCCTCAGAGGAGCTGGCCGCCACCGCCGAAGAAATGAGCGGACAGGCTGAGCAGCTGCAGCAGCTGATGAACTTCTTCAAAGTCTCCAGCACCACCGCGGCCAGTAGCAGCCCATCACGTAAATCCGGCACCAAACGTGCGGCAAGACGGGAAATGGAAGAAGACGACAGCATGCTGGACAGCAACGGTATGCCTGACGGCTTCGTCCGCTTCCATCACTAA
- a CDS encoding SDR family oxidoreductase — translation MKNKKVLITAAGQGIGLASARAFLDAGAEVIGTDIDISALQGIDNLTALRLDVLSEADIKRVYDTVGPVDVLFNCAGYVHAGNILECEESAWQRSFDLNVTAMYRMIRTFLPGMLVRGGGSIINMASVVSSIKGVPNRLAYTASKAAVVGLTKSVAADYIGKGIRCNAICPGTVESPSLRQRIAEQAAQQGVEEEVVYQQFIARQPMGRIGQPEEIAQLALYLGSDASSYTTGTVHVIDGGMSI, via the coding sequence ATGAAGAATAAAAAAGTGCTGATTACTGCCGCCGGACAGGGTATCGGTCTGGCCAGCGCACGCGCCTTTCTGGATGCCGGGGCAGAAGTGATCGGCACCGACATCGACATCAGCGCCCTGCAGGGCATCGACAACCTCACCGCCCTGCGGCTGGATGTGCTGTCAGAAGCGGACATCAAACGGGTCTATGACACTGTTGGCCCGGTCGATGTGCTGTTCAACTGCGCGGGCTACGTGCACGCAGGCAACATCCTCGAATGTGAGGAGAGCGCCTGGCAACGCTCGTTTGATCTCAACGTCACCGCCATGTACCGCATGATCCGCACCTTCCTGCCGGGCATGCTGGTACGCGGTGGCGGCTCCATCATCAATATGGCCTCGGTAGTATCGAGCATCAAAGGCGTGCCGAACCGTCTGGCCTATACCGCCAGCAAGGCAGCGGTAGTCGGCCTGACCAAATCCGTGGCGGCTGACTATATCGGCAAGGGCATCCGCTGTAATGCCATCTGCCCCGGTACTGTGGAGTCACCTTCACTGCGTCAGCGCATTGCCGAACAGGCCGCCCAGCAGGGCGTAGAGGAAGAGGTGGTGTACCAGCAGTTTATCGCCCGTCAGCCCATGGGCCGCATCGGACAACCCGAAGAGATTGCCCAGCTGGCGCTGTATCTGGGTTCGGATGCGTCGTCGTATACCACGGGTACCGTCCATGTCATTGATGGTGGCATGAGCATCTGA
- a CDS encoding ureidoglycolate lyase, which yields MKLLRYGVKGAEKPGLLDASGQIRDLSAHISDINGAALSTEALAKLADIDPQTLPVVEGNPRIGACVNGVGKFICIGLNYADHAAESGMDVPKEPVIFNKWTSAICGPNDEVEIPRGSSKTDWEVELGVVIGKAGRYIDEADAMEYVAGYCVINDVSEREWQLEKGGTWDKGKGFDTFGPIGPWLVTKDEVTDPHNLDMWLEVDGHRYQQGNTRTLIFNIPQLISYLSRCMSLQPGDVISTGTPPGVGLGQKPSPVYLRAGQTMRLGIEGLGEQQQLTVQA from the coding sequence ATGAAATTACTGCGATACGGCGTTAAAGGCGCTGAAAAACCCGGCCTGCTGGATGCCAGCGGTCAGATCCGTGACCTGTCTGCCCATATCAGCGATATCAACGGCGCAGCCCTCAGCACTGAAGCTCTGGCAAAACTGGCGGACATCGACCCGCAAACCCTGCCTGTAGTCGAGGGCAACCCACGTATTGGTGCCTGTGTGAACGGCGTCGGCAAGTTTATCTGTATCGGCCTGAACTATGCCGACCACGCCGCAGAGTCAGGCATGGATGTGCCCAAGGAGCCGGTCATTTTCAACAAATGGACCAGCGCTATCTGCGGCCCCAACGATGAAGTCGAAATTCCGCGTGGTTCTTCTAAGACCGACTGGGAAGTGGAGCTGGGTGTGGTGATCGGCAAAGCCGGTCGCTACATCGACGAAGCAGATGCCATGGAGTACGTGGCGGGCTATTGTGTGATCAACGATGTCTCCGAGCGCGAATGGCAGCTGGAGAAGGGTGGCACCTGGGACAAGGGCAAAGGCTTTGACACCTTCGGCCCCATCGGCCCCTGGCTGGTCACCAAAGATGAAGTGACTGACCCGCACAATCTTGATATGTGGCTGGAAGTGGACGGTCATCGCTATCAGCAGGGCAACACCCGCACGCTGATTTTCAACATTCCCCAGCTGATCAGTTACCTGAGCCGCTGCATGAGCCTGCAACCCGGCGACGTGATTTCTACCGGTACTCCACCCGGTGTAGGTCTGGGACAGAAGCCCAGCCCGGTGTACCTGCGTGCAGGGCAAACCATGCGTCTGGGTATTGAAGGCTTAGGCGAGCAGCAACAGCTGACTGTGCAGGCGTAA
- a CDS encoding chemotaxis response regulator protein-glutamate methylesterase, with protein sequence MKSIKVMIVDDSAVVRQVLTGSLSEYAGIEVIGAAPDPLFAMDKMKRAWPDVIVLDVEMPRMDGISFLKKLMAEHPTPVVICSTLTEKGAATTMEALAAGAVAIVTKPQGNLRQFLLDATDELVSAIKAAAQARLKRLAPPVPVPAPKLSADAIMPASNQAAMTRTTERVVALGTSTGGTQALEYVLSTLPRVCPGIIIVQHMPEKFTAAFADRLNKVCQIEVREAQHGDRVIPGRALIAPGGRHMLLKRSGAQYVVDIIDGPPVCRHKPSVDVLFRSTARAAGANATGIIMTGMGDDGARGLREMHEAGALTLGQDEASCVVYGMPKEAKKLDAVSKEIPLEQIPAYILRGDHRS encoded by the coding sequence ATGAAGAGTATCAAAGTGATGATCGTCGACGACTCTGCAGTCGTGCGCCAGGTGTTGACTGGCAGCCTGTCTGAATACGCCGGCATTGAAGTCATCGGCGCCGCGCCTGACCCGCTGTTCGCCATGGACAAGATGAAGCGCGCCTGGCCTGATGTCATCGTGCTGGACGTGGAAATGCCGCGCATGGACGGCATTTCCTTCCTGAAAAAACTCATGGCCGAGCACCCTACACCGGTGGTGATCTGCTCGACACTGACTGAGAAAGGCGCGGCCACCACCATGGAAGCGCTGGCAGCCGGTGCCGTCGCTATCGTGACCAAACCTCAGGGCAATCTGCGTCAGTTCCTGCTGGACGCGACCGACGAGCTGGTCAGTGCGATCAAGGCTGCTGCACAGGCCCGGCTGAAACGGCTGGCGCCTCCGGTGCCGGTACCTGCCCCCAAACTCAGTGCTGACGCCATCATGCCAGCCTCTAACCAGGCGGCGATGACGCGCACCACCGAACGGGTTGTCGCCCTTGGCACCTCCACCGGCGGCACTCAGGCACTGGAATACGTGCTATCTACCCTGCCCCGCGTGTGCCCCGGCATCATCATCGTCCAGCATATGCCGGAGAAATTTACCGCCGCTTTTGCCGACCGTCTGAACAAGGTCTGTCAGATTGAAGTGCGCGAGGCGCAGCACGGTGACCGGGTGATTCCCGGCCGCGCGCTGATTGCTCCGGGCGGTCGCCATATGCTGCTCAAACGCAGTGGCGCCCAGTACGTCGTCGACATTATTGATGGCCCGCCCGTGTGCAGGCATAAGCCCTCGGTCGACGTATTGTTCCGCTCCACCGCACGGGCTGCAGGCGCCAACGCCACCGGGATCATCATGACCGGTATGGGCGACGACGGCGCCCGTGGTCTGCGGGAAATGCACGAAGCCGGTGCCCTGACACTGGGGCAGGACGAAGCCAGCTGTGTTGTCTACGGGATGCCCAAAGAAGCGAAAAAGCTGGATGCCGTCAGTAAGGAAATACCGCTGGAGCAGATCCCGGCGTACATCCTGCGCGGGGATCATCGCAGTTGA
- a CDS encoding chemotaxis protein CheW yields the protein MSNASQTFDQGTAEQYLTFSLGQETFAVSTRNVREIIEFGRLTPVPMMPASVLGVINLRGGVVPIMDLRQRFGEGETRIGRRSCIVILDVSRDEVQQTIGIVVEAVSAVLEIPPQDIEPAPTFGSHIRTDFIRGMGKIDGNIVVLLDIGRVLSLEDMQQLASTAASASKQSA from the coding sequence ATGTCCAATGCCAGTCAGACATTCGACCAGGGCACCGCCGAGCAGTACCTGACATTTTCTCTGGGGCAAGAAACCTTTGCGGTAAGCACACGCAACGTCCGCGAGATTATCGAGTTTGGCCGCCTGACCCCGGTGCCGATGATGCCTGCCAGCGTGCTGGGGGTGATCAACCTGCGCGGTGGTGTGGTGCCCATCATGGATTTGCGCCAGCGCTTTGGTGAAGGTGAAACCCGCATCGGCCGCCGCAGCTGCATCGTGATTCTCGATGTGTCGCGCGATGAAGTGCAGCAAACCATCGGTATTGTCGTGGAAGCGGTCAGTGCCGTGCTGGAAATTCCGCCGCAGGATATCGAGCCTGCACCGACCTTTGGCAGCCACATCCGCACCGACTTTATCCGCGGGATGGGCAAGATCGACGGCAATATCGTGGTGCTGCTCGATATCGGTCGTGTTCTGTCTCTGGAAGACATGCAGCAACTGGCCAGTACTGCCGCCAGCGCCAGCAAACAATCTGCCTGA
- a CDS encoding protein-glutamate O-methyltransferase CheR: MNSLTLSNREFEQFRGLIYEIAGISMADSKKQLVAGRLNKRLRYFGIGSYTDYFKLLMKDKNELQNAVDLLTTNETYFFREPKHFEFLAEKLRSELRSGAQPLRIWSAACSSGEEPYTLALLLADTVPTRPWEILASDISTRILDKARKGLYPLLDAEGIPKDLLYRYGLKGTGCHDGFFTIDNALRKRVQFRQINLNNPLPDVGIFDVIFLRNVMIYFDVETKRQVVQRLCTRLRPGGYFFVSHSESLHGISDELRAVRPSIYRKPDA; this comes from the coding sequence ATGAACAGCCTGACCCTGTCAAATCGCGAATTCGAGCAGTTTCGCGGGCTGATTTATGAAATTGCCGGCATATCCATGGCCGACAGCAAGAAGCAGCTGGTTGCAGGCCGGCTGAACAAACGCCTGCGTTACTTCGGCATTGGCAGCTACACCGATTACTTCAAGCTGCTGATGAAGGACAAAAATGAGCTGCAAAATGCGGTGGATCTGCTGACCACCAACGAGACCTACTTCTTTCGCGAGCCCAAGCATTTCGAGTTTCTGGCAGAAAAACTGCGGAGTGAGCTGCGCAGCGGTGCGCAACCCCTGCGCATCTGGAGTGCGGCATGTTCCAGCGGTGAAGAACCTTACACCCTAGCATTACTGCTGGCCGATACGGTGCCGACCCGCCCGTGGGAAATTCTGGCCTCCGACATCAGCACCCGCATTCTTGATAAGGCACGCAAGGGCCTGTATCCGCTGCTGGATGCAGAAGGTATTCCCAAAGATCTGTTGTATCGCTACGGGCTCAAAGGCACCGGCTGCCATGATGGCTTTTTCACCATTGATAATGCGCTGCGCAAGCGCGTGCAGTTCCGCCAGATCAATCTGAACAATCCACTGCCGGATGTGGGCATTTTCGATGTGATTTTTCTGCGTAACGTCATGATTTACTTCGACGTAGAGACCAAGCGTCAGGTCGTTCAGCGACTCTGTACCCGACTTCGCCCCGGTGGTTACTTCTTTGTCAGCCATTCGGAAAGTCTGCACGGAATCAGTGATGAACTGCGGGCGGTACGCCCCTCTATTTACCGGAAGCCCGATGCATAA